The Erigeron canadensis isolate Cc75 chromosome 1, C_canadensis_v1, whole genome shotgun sequence genome segment ttgTGTTAGATGATATATAAGGTTGAAATGTTAGTAGTTGGATGAAATAGTTGGTGATGAATAGTTATAGTGTGTTTGAAAGAAGCGGTTGTCATGGATTAAGGAgtgaatattatatttaatttaagaaATTATTGGAGTCATAGTATCAAATTTTACAGCACTTTTTTCCACAATATAGAAAACAAACGTTTGGTGGACGTTAAAACCAATTGATCTCAAGATAAGTTGGTTAGGTACCCGTTTGAATCTTTAgatatttacaattttaaatAACCCGAATAGACCTGTAACAGTGACATTCAAATTTTTCAGGTGATCAACTGGCAATTGCTAAGGAGACAGGTAGTCTTCCAGAAATGGGTGTCAATATGTGCCCTTATCTTTACTCGCCAAACATAAAGATTAGCTAAGTGCTTCTCTTCCCGTTGATGAACTCATTGAGAAAGCAGATGGTTTTGCTGTTGTTTGTCCAGGTAATTATAAACACCCCAAGCTCAAAGTTACAGCTTGATTTAATGATCTACATCACTTTAAAATCAATGCTCATTGGTGATCAATGAGGCTAAATTGTAGGTTTGAAAATCAATCAGTTGAAAGTCAATGCTCATTGGTGATCATTCCTGCCTAATCTTTGGACTAATGTGAAAGACCACATTTTGGTACAGTTGAGGAAAAACTAGAGTAATgtctttttttgttatttattcaTAGGGTTATCGTAATGACAATCGGTTGGATATATTTCTTGTGTCGTTGTAGGGTTTTGCTGGTTATGGACTGCCGGGCATATATTCCTTAATCTCCTATCAAGAGGATAGTTGCATCTGATCTCATTAATACTTCTTTTACCATGGTTGGTTACCTGATCATGATAATATCTTCTTTGTAGGTAGTAAGGTGCCTTTTGACATCATTGCATATATATTAAGCAGTTTATGACAAGCGACTCTTTACCAAGGGCTGGGGGAGTCCTTGCCTTATTTCACAGATTGTTGTAAGATTTACTTGATAGtcattttttaactttcttACATTCACCACTAGGATGGTGGTCCAGTGGTTGGGCATGTGTCTCCAAAAAGAGTGAAACTCCCTGAGGGTCAAAGCTTCACTAACTGGCTACTTAAAAAAAGATACCCTAGTGGCTATGGAGGTGTACCTGCTTTGACTTTGCGAGCCAGTTCTTGGGATTAGTCTGCTCCCAAAGTGAGTGGGGCACCTAAGgttgcaaaaaaaaaacataactttttaatatatttatttttttggattaCTAGCAaaagttatttgatcatatcttGCCTGCTTAAAGGTTTTGGTGGTTATTAAGATACTAAGGGCAGCGGGTCACTATAATATAAGTGTCGGGTTATTTAACATACTACAATTGGAATGTCATCTGACCATTGTTAAAATTTTCATGAGGGGATGCATACATCTATCATCTATAGCTTGTTTTCCTTAGGATCATGTGGAACCCGAGGTCCTTCTCATAGAGTGGAGTAAGATTTAATTATCgttttttgaaatttgtttatCATACCACTATAATACAGATACAGGTTTTTGTTGGTTGAGAAGGATCCCTGGGCATCAGTTCTTTGTAATCGGGTGGGCGTGTCAGGGCTTATTTGTTCTATATGCTTTAGTTATCTTCTATATTTTGGGAATATCGATTTGCAACTATTTGTTAGAGCTTGATTAAGTTATTGGTTCACAAGTTATTATCCAAGAAGTTCAGGATAATTAATTGTAGGCATTATTTATATAATGCAATATTTTGACTTGATCATTTTACTGGTAgctttaatttatgtttttgtttatttgatgAATCATCACTAGGAAGTGTTGGGAGAATAGCTTATGACCAGTTTGTCATACCTATAGTATTGATCACTATTTAAACCATGATTGTCAGTCTATCTTTGTGTACCCTTGGAAGCTGGGTGGCCTAAGTGATATATTGTTATTAGATGGATGTCATCATTGTGAGGTATTCTAGTACTTTTGTGTGCTTGTTTGTAACATTTTATTATGTGGTAGGCCTCTCTTAGGTTTATGCTATTATATAGGCTCTGTTAGTGGGCAGATAAAGGGAGGTCGAGTACTTGCTACTGCTAGATAGGATGTTCTTGCGACACTCTCTaagttgggggggggggggggggggggggtaactTGCTTGTCGCTAACTTCTGGTTATTATGTAGGTTCTCATTTCTAGGTCTTTACTCTTTATTGTATATAACGATTTGTAGGCTGTTAGGTTTATGGTTATTATATAGGTTTACTTAGTGGGCAGATCAAGGGAACTCGAGTACTTGCTAGTTAGGATGTTCATGCGACACTCTCTAAGTAGGTGGTGACTGGCATGCCCGCTAACATCCAGTTTTGCGAATTATCAGTtagattttttggttttcttttcgCAGCTGGTATGTTTCTTTTTCCATTTGTAAATCTTTAATTGTATAGTGATTCGATCATGAACAGTTACAGGCTTTTATTTCTGTTACAGTTAATTTTTGTTAGAAGGTGGCCATGAGGAAGGGTTATGTTCTTTGGTTTGTTGATAGGTTGTTGATCATGGTCCTTGTTTCCATTCAAATgtggcgcgtttggttcacagaatgttttgggaaggaatgggatttttcaaaggaattggaatttgaaggaatggaatttgacggaatgtttttgattttttgaaaattcaagtgatggaaggaatgaaattccttcctccatccccaaggaatggagattccatcaaatgatggaatgtttacattcctatggaatgagattccctcttctttgtgcaaccaaacgcactaaggaatgaaattcaattccaattccatcaaatttcatcagattctgtgaaccaaacgcgtaGGGTTTACCTTTAGAATGTGTACACCTTGGCATCACCCAGTCCCTTGGTATTAAATGTATGGCTGGTTTATTGTTTCGAGACTTTTGACAGAATGACGGTTGACTGGGCCTTTGCTATATCTGCTAGTTTAAACATGGTTCTTTTATGGATCCATGGCATATTGCTGTGTCATTGGTTTCTTTTATATCTTTAGAGCCACACAAATCTCGTTACTTATCCTGTTTACATGATACAGCTTCATCAAGATCGGGGTTCTAGTTTTGAGTTGTCATTGTGCTAATTGAAAATCAGTGTATATTTGTTGTATTAGTTTATCTTTGTTGACATGTTGGCTATGGCATGGACAAAGATGATGCTTATTATCTTTGTTGAAAGGTACTAAAAAGCTTCTGCTAATTGACGAGTGCTTTTTCTATGGTTCTCTTTGTTTATTTGGTGACCTTCCTGACCGCTACCTTTACATTTTATGTATCACAGTACcttgaatggttttctttgAGGTTAATGGTCATCTTTGCAaagtcttattattattataatataatggttaTGCTGTTACAAGTCACTTGGATCTATCGAGTCAACAGGTGCTGTGTTGTAAATTTGCTTTGCGTTTTTGGTGCTTGCTTAACAAAGGAACTACAATGACGGTATAACAATCTGGTACTTCTGTGTTTTTTTGTGGTCTTTTTGTACATGGATTTTAGTTTAATCACGTGTCAGGTCTTTCTTTCCCCGTTTTATTTCATCAACCGAGACAACCgcttcaatttttaatttttaccttAAAAGCTTGGTGACATAGGCAATATACTTTTATGACCAGTTTTGAGCATTGCTGTTTGCACACATTTCGATACTGTTTCCCCTTTTTGTTGGATTCACTTTCGTACGGATGGTTATTACTTATTACTAAGAGGTATACCAGAGTTCTGTGTTCTTGTTATTTGTGTGTTATTGTTAGGCGTATGGGTTTCTGATAATTCCTGATATGCAGAGCAATAGAGCATAGGAGGCTCTAGTGATAGCTAAACTTAGTATTCTTTTTGTATTCTCTCAGTGAGATAGTGACTAACCTCTCCACTATCTTTGAATTATCTTGTTATAAATCTGGGTGTTCCTGGTTTCCGTCTCCAGCGGGTAtggtttttgttattgttttcattttcaggTCTAAATTGCATGTCATGTCAATCATAAACACTTGTATAGTTTTTGCTATATATTGTATTGCTGCCATCTAGGGCTCTATTCTTGACCACAGCTTTGTTTTAAATAGTGCAAAGTGTGGTGCCATGTTACTTCCCACACAACCATAGTGGTATATATTATCAGTATTCTTTCTGAATTTTAGAGAGAATATTGGTTATTTGGATTTTTGTTAGTGGATATCCCATGATCGTTGTTACCATCtgctttcttctttcttttttaatgcaCTATTGGGACATAATTGGATTTCATATCTTAAAGTAACCTACCTAAGGGTTTGGTTTCTAGTATTTTGGGAACAATCTAATCATGTCCCGTTTAGACTTCTTTAAAAAGGTATGGGCTTGTTATAGAAACTTCTTGCTTGTAATTTGCTTGGATTGTAATCTCTGCTTTAGATTGGCATTGTACTCATAGAACATGCAATGGTTGACCTTTTCTATGGTGGATATATCTTGTTGGGTTATAATCTTCACTTCAGATTGGAAAGCCATCTGTTATGGTGAATATATCTCATTTCCGGGTCATGGACGCACCAGGTTATGACTAGTTTGTTAACCAGGGCCATTTTATATGGTTATGTATTTTGTGCTTTTGCTAATGCAGTGGTGAGTTTGGGTTAGCTATTTTGTTGATGGATTTTAAATGGCTAACAGGgttgatttaaaatttttttttctagtctAGTGTTAATGGGTCATGTTAttccttttctcttttctcttgCAAGTTCCAAGTCATACATTATCAGTAGGATGTAATGTCTACATCTATCACATGCTGTTCAGTTGCTCTGTTTGATCGGTATTCAAACTGTGGCCAccgttttccttttttttttacctaaattGGCACGGACGATATAATTCATGGCCAGTTTATGTCAATTGTCGCACGTACACTTCTGAATAGTGTTTACTTCTTCTGCTGTATTGTTATCTGGTTGTCTAAATTTAAATGGGGACTTTTTGTCTCACTTTTCTTTGTTTGGAGGTCATctttaacattttgttgttgCTGGTTTAGCAAGAAGCCTGTTTTGTGCAGTTTCTTAATCTTCAGAGTGCAAGATTGGATCATTTTTCCCCGCTAGCAGAACTCGTTGGCTCTTTACAAGTTCAAGTTCTGTATATAGTCAAATGATTTGTTTTTCAGCAGTAGTAATAGAGGAGGTCAGTTTGTCAATCTGTTTTTTGCCTTCTCTTTTCCGACTTTAATGAGATGCATCATGTAAGATGGTTGCATCTTCATGTCAAAATAGAAGATGGCGTCTTTTCTCCTTGGCAACTATTCTGTTCATTTTTTCCTTCCTTTCTCGTCTTCTCCTTTGCTGCTATACTGTTCTTTCATTCTTTCTCTTTTAATACAATTGGTTTGTTAAATACAACGGTTCTATAGGATTGAAGGTCTGACAGAGGTAGTACCTTTTAGCCTTATTTTACCTCTAAAAATTTGGTATCTGGGTCCTTTGTTATTCTTTTGTAAGTGCTTGCTCAGCTGCTAATTACGTAGGGTATGGAGTACTTGTGTCAGCAAAAAGTACCTGTTTCATACTTTTTATATGCTTCAgccttttctttctcattacaCTTTGACTTCCGTATTTTTGTTCACGTCATGTTATCATCTAGCTAATTGTGTTATATTTGGTGATACAAGATTGTCATAATTATAGTTTTTCATTTTGGTATTTCAGTTTTGTTTGCTTGAAACCAGGTGCAtgtgctttttttttccttctaaatCTCTGTTTTTGTAGCTTGGGCGTCGGTCATGGCTTATGCGATACATAGTTTTTGATGCGTTAATGGGGCACACAGTGTAATGCTCCACATGAATGGTGTGGCTCTGTAGCAGTGTCAAGTAGGTTGGTTTGCCAAATGCCTGGCGTTTCGTTGATGTCTTACTTTGTTGGTGTCGACAGGTTAACTCTGCCTGTGGTGTCTGGACTCGGCTAGTCTCATGCTCAGATGGAGCGAGGAGGGTCGAAAGAGGTAAAACACTACAAACTGCTGCTAGTGTAGTTGTTGGCACGCATATCGTTTGGGCATCGCCTAAGTCAACTACAGCAAGGCATCGTTGTGATTATAGGTATTAGGTACCGTACCAAATAGGATGATATTTGTAGCCAGTGGCAAGTACGTTAATATATGTTTCTCGTTGTTTGCTGGATTATCTGCTTGGATATGATGtcatgttggatattttagtgtaattggggttaacttgtttgatcagtaacgtcataataatacatcatatagcaTTAGaggtgcggagtgcacgcctatttgaatttattatgaccttaggggcTTCGCCCCTAAGGTACGGAGGCCCGGGGGCAgtgcccctgggagcggggtccaaggggcggcagcccctggcagggtccaaggggcagagcccctggctggggatTTCCATTGAATTGTTATGGTAAAACTCCTTCCGAAAATTTTATTTTCGGAATTCGAGGGACTAAATTTGCCAAATCCGAAACATGATAATTAACTGCCTAAAAGGCAGTTATTGGGCCTAATTAACATCCCGTAACATGTATGATCCGATcattcttcttccttcttttccTTTCTCTGGTTCTTTTTCTCTCAAACAAATCCACacagaaaattcttaatctttgattgtatccgattgaatagtttgggtgaaccgccaaattgattcaatctgaaagcgatcacgtgccttcaaagattgattatatccggttatttttgtttgttatctCGAATTTCCCCAACATGTCACATATAGTAGTTAAGATTGGATGGGTATATGGGGTAATAGTTTTTTGTGTGGTCCTTTCCCCTTCTTAAGAACATGTATGACTGAAGCTTAGTCTGGGAACGGGTCTGTTGCTTTTTTTGACAATGAAGTTTTTTGTGGGTAAAAGGCTTTACACCtggtaaatatttttgactCTATAGTTTTACTTGCATAGTGTATCGTGTATGTAGACCAAATAATAGCTATTAACATATTGAATAGCATTGTCTCTAAGCAGCTGTGCTGCCATACAGATACGACAAGTATGAGAACCTGTGATATAGATTTTAGCTTCTTTTCTCTATCCGGCATCCTTCGTGATTACATTCCCACATTTATTATTCTTTTGAAATAGCTATATTAGTACCTCCCATTGAAGAAACTTTGAAGCAAGTTCTACTAGAATTTTCTTTAGGGTCTTCTCCTTAATATGAATCCATCAACAAGACATTGTTCCCTGAATTAAATCCAAtgctttggaaaaaaaaaaaaaagtagaccacaaagtgtttatatgtaaagaATGTTTATTGTAATGCtcttaaaaagaaagaagattgGTTATTGTGACTTTTTTTCATCCATCCAAGGACATGACCTTTAGTTTTAGATTTTATGTCTATAGAAGAAACTCAAACATTTGTCATTGGTTAAATTTGCGAAGGTTGATTAGGATTGGTTAATGAGTCTAATTATATACACGAAGTTATCATGTAATCTTTGTGTGCAAAAAAAAGCTTTCCGTTGCCGGGACTTGAACCCGGGTCTACTGAAATTGTTTCAACGTCAACAACTCAACATCATACTAAAAGTTGATTTttatatgtagtttttttttatgtaaatttctGACTTCCTGGACACCCAATAAAAAGTCATGGTTGTTTCCATCAGAAAAGGAGACAGGAAAGAAATATTGTATTGCACCAACATTATTTGTGGGTGGGTGTACTTCAATAGATTTCCAACGTAGTTTTGATACCAATTTATTAGAATGATGTAGAtttcaaattaataaaatagaaTGATTAGCTTTAGAGATATGAGATGTTATAGACGAGGGGACATTCGTGAAAATTAGAACATATGGGGGAGATTTTAGTTAAAAAAGAACTTTACTAATTTGAAATCTTGTGTACAAAATTTGCCTTTCATAAGTCGATTAGAAAcataattttgatatttataataGCTAAGCCATGTAGGGACATCTAGTTAATGTCAACTATGTACCTATCTATCTAATAGCGCTAACTATCATTAACTAATCCTAGATTAACTTAGaaatacattaatattataCGGAATAACAGACTACGTAACAGCTAATAATAAGATTGACGAACTACAGCACGCCTGAATTAACAATACTAGATTACCAAAATTGGTAGACTGACTTGGTCAGTCAAGACACAACAATTATAACAAGGATGGGAATAAAAACCCGCATTTTTTAAACAAACTAAGGGATAACTAGTTAGATACACGTAGATTCCAACACGGCGTGTAATGTAACGtattttctctattatatatatatgcattcacAATCCTTCAATTTCAACGATCGATCGATAGCATTTGAAAACACTTCATTAATTAGGATCCTGCTAGATCACATATATATGTcaacctagctagctagcagcTTAATACATCCATCTCTCCTTTAATTCCTTCAATCTGTACGTGTTAAATTGTTTGTTTCAACTCTCACATATATATACGGCTCAACTACTACGTACATTTACTCGTGTATTAATCATCAAGCACGCAGCACATGCATATATTCATGAACTGCTCTGCGGATCCAACAGAGATTTTGGTAAGTTTCATTGTAGCCGGCCAAAATGATAATTATAGTTgattatgttcttttttttcctttctttttaatttggtttgtttaactaattaatttgattgtgtTTGAAATGATCATATGAATGGGATGCAGTTGCGAGCATTTTTGTGCCAAAAGGAGGGGCATACGTGACAGGACTACTACTATACTACTGCAGTTAGCTAGCTGGTATATATTTCGATTAGCTAGGGCTTCACGCTGCAAAGATAGATACATAGTCAATTATCCTCTCTAGTAATTAGTTTATCTTGTATTTCTAagttaaaacaattaattagcctcaaaaacaacaaaatctaAGAAACACTTTCCCTTTAATTAAGCAATACTATACATATGCAAAACTGATCAACTAcagtatatattaacaaaacacaTCTCTCTCAAtcgatacatacatatatatatcacacGTAGCTACTGTACACAAAACACTAGGAGCAAGAGGAAAAACAAGAGAGATCGATGTGGCATCCAATGGTCAACCTacgttgtatatatgtatgggTGTCACAAATATACAATGACGCATTGGTCAACATCAAACACAACTTGTCACAAGCAGAACCGCAACGACTGAGGCCCATCTTTAATCATCTTGTGCTCAAGTTCGTTGTGATCTGTCTCTTTGAGATTCTCCAACTACGACCTATATCTCCATTTGTGACACACCCAAAATCCATATTTATGGTGACTGCCACTGTGATCATCTACAGCATAACTTTTTATGCTGAGGAGAAATATCGTCATACCAATCGTGTATGCCTTAGTCTCGCACGTCGAGGGAAAATCATCTTGTCCGATTTTTTGGTGACGACTTTGGCATCGATTTTGGTGCCTAGCTTCATTCAGCCACTGGTGTATGTAGCTTACATCATATTCTATAGCCATGAGTGGATCTATTGGCTGTACAAGAGGATTCTTATGGATGAAGTAGTTGGACCAAAAATTGATGCACTTTGAAGTTGACCGTGTATATGATATGTTGTACATGAAGAAGATTCATGAGGTCAAGGGTTAATTTGGGAGCTactactaattaatatattgtattacaaaataaattgaTTTGGTGTGTTGTTAAATACTCTTTCTTTTCACAGAAAGTTGACCATGTATATGATATATTGCACTTGGAAGTCATTTCTTGTAAAATATTCTATATGTACTATGAAGATAAGCTATATTGTGTAGTCGTGGTTtgctttcatcaactattattgAAATACTAATTTATCCTAGCTTGTTATTGCACTGGAATAATGAATTTTGTTTTGATCGCTCAAGTTGGTTTAAGATGATTTGCATATTTTATAAGCTAGGTTGCTACTTGCTAGCGTATGGTAATTCGTTATGAAAATGCTAAGTGTTAAATTAAAGTCATTAATTTTagcaattattttttttttaatttgttttatttttaaaacggCGTGTTAGTAAGTTAGTGATTTGAAGTCTAACAATGATATCCAAATGGACAATTTACTAGAGGTTGGAACCCAAAGACACTTCTAGAGATCAATGGTGCGATAGCACGACCCGCATGCATCTGAAAAGTTAAATGTATGAACTCATGAGGAATTGAGATTCGATTCATAGTTTTCAAGCTTACATCTTCTCCCCAAAACCCCCAAAGAAAACCTTGGGTGACCACTTGATCTAAGACCAAGTGGTTGTTAATTTtagctattatatatataattgattacTTGATTTGCAAATGCCCGATAATGGTCATCAATACATTTATATCAAcacataaaataattacactatattttttatattatttatgttaatatTGTGTGGATATCAatctagatttttttattaatgcaaatgatatttttggttgataaaaaaggttttattaatatttatgtgacaatttaaaactaaaaactgatataaataattaattttaaaaaaacaatactaaTTAATATTTAGTATAAAagttaagattaaaaataatacaagtttataagcatctatttatttataatataactaaaaaagggAGTTGGGGGTACATTTAACACCCCTAATCtccctcctttagcctaatattCTCTTCTTATTAATTTTCTATTCTCTCCTTTAACCTttgattaaaaaattttttatttaactaaagttgaaaaaaaaaaactagaattaatatttatatggagctaatttcatatgtttcttctttagttttcgtttttgtattgattaagttgtggtatttgattaatatattttgagacgtccattggacgggtctgagcactagcatatatatataacaagatattcgattattcatttttaaaatataataaatatttcatcttgttagaaaagttataaaatagattaaatgtgaaaataccaaattatctttaatagtctttttttttttaattataaaaattttcaattaattattttcagtgaattaatttacattttaaactttttattattcaCCGCTACCATTTGCACCGATATTCGTCACATCACCACCATACGTACCCTTGTAAAATCGAAATTTTGTAAAACCCCATTCGGAAAAAGGAAAATGGAAGCTGTGAACAGAACAAGCAGACTgagaaaaaaacacacaaacacttACAGATCCAACAAGATTTACATCATCATCTCATTAATCACAGTATCCATCTTTCTCTTATATATCTTCTCCCAAAACAACAATTCCATTCTTTTTCTCAAATCCCCAAAACCCACACAATGTATAACAACAATACCCCAAAAAGGAGAAAAATTCCTGTGGTACGCACCACACAGTGGGTTCAGCAACCAGTTGTCAGAATTCAAGAACGCAATGTTAATGTCGGGTATTCTTAACAGGACATTGATTGTTCCACCTGTTCTTGATCATCATGCTGTTGTTCTTGGAAGTTGTCCCAAGTTTAGGGTTTCTGATCCTAAAGATTTGAGATTTGCTGTTTGGAATCATGCCCTTGATTTGATTCGAGAACATAGGTATATAAACATTACAaaagtttgttaatttattAATGGGTTTTTTTGGTTATATGAACTTGTTTCGATTCTTATTGagttatataaagttttatgtAGGAAATACTGGTTAGGCTGCATCCGTTAGAACTAAatgtttgaatttttatttttcttgggtAACTTGAACAGGGATCCATTTTTGGGTAGTTTAATCGTTTTCATTAGGTTGATAGTAATTTGTTGAAATTTTCTGAGCGTGGATCGATGATAGTGAAAGATAGACAAAACTTTAGAGCTTTTTCAGATTGTAGTATTTTGCCCCCAACAATGCCCAGGGTTATGCTGAATCTACCAAAGAAATTTTGAAAATGACACTTTACAAAAGAGTTTTCCAAAGTGTACTTCAAGTTAGAAAACTAAGTTTGCTGCATTTAGAATGTGATTAGTTGGGTTGGCATGAAACGAGTGGCACCCTTGAGCCCTGAGATTTGCTGCATTTAGAATGTGATTAGTtcataattaaaacatatatgatttttcATTGCATGTCTGATGGAATATAGGTTTTTCTCTGAAAGTAAGCCCCTTTATAGTGTACACATATCAACAGCTAAAAGTCTCTTATCATACTGCCACAAACTGCTAATGGTACCTGTGTATTTCTGTCATTTAGTTTCACTTGCTGGTTCCATTCATTGTGGCTCATATCTCCGCCTGAAGTTCTATCGCAACATCAACACCAGAACGATACCAATTTTCCTATCCATTGTAGTCCATATCCAGACCATCTTTGCAGATGAAAGCTTTTTAAACATTAGAAGGAAGATGACCAATATAGCAGCCCAACCTATACTTAAAATCCCAACCATATACACGGAGTGAATTCCTTAGGCCTccttatatacatacataattcaCGGAAATACAGGGGAAATCCATATTTGACATAACATAAGCACAATCCCCTTTGCCTATTTTATTGTTTAACTCGAAGGAGATTTCCCAAAAATATAAACATCAACTGATAGCCATAGAGGATCAATAACATATTGGTGGTGAACTCATGTGACAAAGAGGCATGAAGTTTCAAAGATTGGATTAAGATATATGAGATACACATATAGTTCTGCAGTGATCCATGATTTATTTCATAATACCAGTCGTTTAACTCGGAAGACTAAAAAGTTTTGTTTATTGTTACTGAAATGCTACATGGTTTTTAACATGCTAGAAGAGTTGCCAAAAAGTTGCCTTCTGTGACCTGATTGTACATATTAAGTCATATAGGAGAGATATAATCCTTTGGTCATTAATGATTTATATCATCAGTTTCAGTTGTTTGTTGATCTCTATTGTTGACACACATTCCCGCTTGCTTGACTGCAGATATATATCAATGGCAGATGTCATTGATATTTCATCATTGGTTTCTGATTCAGCAGTCCGAGTTATAGATTTCCGTAAGTTTGTATCTCTGTTATGTGACATGGATATCAACAATTTCTGCATTAAGGATTTAAATATGGATGATTTGTTGTTGGAAAAACTAAAGAAATGTGGATCCCTACTATCTGGGTTAGAGGATGATGTAAATGATTGTGTGTATGCTGTTGAAGAAGATTGCAGGACAACTGTTTGGACATACCAAAAAGATGGTGAAAATGGGGCATTGGATTCTTTCCAACCCGATGAACaacttaaaaggaaaaagaagattTCATTTGTTAGGTGGAGGAAAGATGTTTATGATACCCTCG includes the following:
- the LOC122584893 gene encoding O-fucosyltransferase 30; this translates as MEAVNRTSRLRKKHTNTYRSNKIYIIISLITVSIFLLYIFSQNNNSILFLKSPKPTQCITTIPQKGEKFLWYAPHSGFSNQLSEFKNAMLMSGILNRTLIVPPVLDHHAVVLGSCPKFRVSDPKDLRFAVWNHALDLIREHRYISMADVIDISSLVSDSAVRVIDFRKFVSLLCDMDINNFCIKDLNMDDLLLEKLKKCGSLLSGLEDDVNDCVYAVEEDCRTTVWTYQKDGENGALDSFQPDEQLKRKKKISFVRWRKDVYDTLGPHSRADLATVLSFGSLFTGPYKGSESYIDIHESLRDPKIQSLINKIEFLPFVPEILDAGKAYAIHTIKSPFLCAQLRLLDGQFKNHQRATFQGLKQKLDSLRQKESLPIHIFVMTDLPMSNWTGTYLGELANDSDSIKLFLLSENDELVIQTAKKVVDEGHGMKFGASYSGSNEKDCYRGQKLPEILLHVEETVCSCASLGFVGTTGSTIADSIEMMRKKEVCSH